The DNA region GGCGAGTTTAGGCCGCCTCTAAATAGGCCTAGCCATGCCCTGCATTAGGCAGCAGTGATGCAGTATGGGTGTCTCGGCGGAAGATCCATTTCTAGGACAACGGCAGACCTCAGCACACATTGTCAGGCAAGATGGTGATCCCATTTATGGCTGATAGACTGCGGTGAAGAAGGCAACGGGAAACCACTTCACTATCATTTTTCCAAGAACAATTATGAAGTGTCACAATTCAAGAATGAAAGCTAACGGCGTAAAGGGGGTACATCCATCGTATGAAGGAGGATCCTCGCCCGGTAGGGTGACTCATGTGCGACAGGTGGAGCTTGACCGTCATCAAGCTACTGTCCGCAAGAGAAGTACAATCAGACTAGGAACGTGGAATGTGAGGACCTTGTATCAAGATGGCAAACTTGAAAATGTTAAGCAGGAAATGATAAGACTCAATATCAATATATTAGGGATAAATGAAACTCATTGGACAAATAATGGTGAATTTATGATTGATAATTACAAGATGATTTACGCTGGAGGAGACAAACATGAAAAAGGTGTAGGGTTGCTTTTGGATGGTGATATGGCTAAATGTATGCTGGGCTATTGGTCTGTGAGTGAAAGAGTTATGCTGGTCAAACTGCAGGGACAACCCTTCAATATCTCTATCATAGTGGTTTATGCACCTACAGCTGACAGCACAGATGAAGAGATAGATAACTTTTATGCGACCTTAGACCAGGCCAAATCCCAATGCAAATCAGATGAGATAAATTTCATCATGGGTGATCTGAATGCAAAGGTTGGCCATGAACAAGATGGAAACACAGTTGGAGAGCATGGGATGGGTGAAAGAAATGCGCGTGGCGACAGATGGGTGAACTGGTGTAAAGCTAAGGATATGACCATAACAATTACATGGTTTAAAGAGCATCCCAGACGAATATACACATGGAAGAGCCCTGGTGATGTGACGAGGAATCAGATTGACTACATTGCAGT from Antedon mediterranea chromosome 2, ecAntMedi1.1, whole genome shotgun sequence includes:
- the LOC140039346 gene encoding craniofacial development protein 2-like → MKANGVKGVHPSYEGGSSPGRVTHVRQVELDRHQATVRKRSTIRLGTWNVRTLYQDGKLENVKQEMIRLNINILGINETHWTNNGEFMIDNYKMIYAGGDKHEKGVGLLLDGDMAKCMLGYWSVSERVMLVKLQGQPFNISIIVVYAPTADSTDEEIDNFYATLDQAKSQCKSDEINFIMGDLNAKVGHEQDGNTVGEHGMGERNARGDRWVNWCKAKDMTITITWFKEHPRRIYTWKSPGDVTRNQIDYIAVNSRWKRAVTHAKTYPGADCGSDHIPVVCTLQSKLKKVKKAKNVQKLDFEQLNSPEIRLEYSIQVRNKFDILVDEGEEITWDAMRDILVETAKESLPKKERRRKNKWLSEEILSMMRDRQKISSRSSKEYKDLDREIKQKCREAKEKWLNTQCEEIESGLENNNHKIYQRPNEITGRKSGCSNSGTMLVEKTDILKRWTEYIGELFFDVRQAMPSFPDSEEGPQILKAEV